In a genomic window of Occallatibacter riparius:
- a CDS encoding ribulokinase: MAIVAGVDFGTLSVRVSIVDSERGRLGSAVEEYPLHRKREDPDFATQAHEDHMRALASATRKAVAAAALKGEQVEAIALDTTGSSVIPVDAQMQPLNEYYLWCDHRAKKEAQEITKLAHAEGLEAIEWCGGVYSHEWGFAKLLHWLRNNEEKRGQFASAFEHCDMVAATLCDITDPKKVKRSVCAMGHKWMWNPKWDGLPPQEFLSKLDPLLDGVREKLNGEYSTSDAIAGHLSAHWAEQLGLREGIPVPVGAFDAHWDALGAGCREGDVVNVVGTSTCIIAMAKKAELVPGVCGVVPGSVHPQYTGIEAGLSATGDIFEAIARRAGVKVSELAKGLENYRAGQTGLLRLSWDNGDRTVLVNPELGGVTLGWNLIHTAQDELFAAIEGTAFHTRIILERMAEHGVRVDRVINGGGIPQNNPVLNQVYANVLGKPVLVPSGVPTSLGSGIFAMVAAGVFKTVEEAQDALCLDHTTIEPDPKQAAVYEQLYPLYRRVYFALGSRSAEPVALGDVLPEIRRIAAEVQGS; the protein is encoded by the coding sequence ATGGCGATTGTTGCGGGTGTCGACTTTGGAACACTGAGCGTGCGGGTGTCGATTGTGGACAGCGAGCGGGGGCGGCTGGGATCGGCAGTGGAGGAGTATCCCCTGCACCGGAAACGGGAAGATCCGGACTTCGCAACACAGGCGCACGAAGACCACATGCGCGCGCTGGCCAGCGCAACGCGCAAGGCTGTCGCGGCTGCCGCGCTTAAGGGCGAGCAGGTAGAGGCGATCGCGCTGGACACGACGGGCTCGAGCGTCATCCCCGTCGACGCGCAGATGCAGCCACTGAACGAGTACTACCTGTGGTGCGATCACCGCGCGAAGAAGGAAGCGCAGGAGATCACGAAGCTGGCCCATGCGGAGGGGCTGGAGGCGATTGAGTGGTGCGGCGGCGTGTATTCGCACGAGTGGGGATTTGCGAAGCTGCTGCACTGGCTGAGGAACAACGAGGAGAAGCGGGGGCAGTTTGCCTCGGCGTTCGAGCATTGCGACATGGTGGCCGCGACGCTGTGCGACATCACCGATCCCAAGAAGGTGAAGCGCAGCGTGTGCGCGATGGGCCATAAATGGATGTGGAATCCCAAGTGGGATGGGCTGCCGCCGCAGGAGTTCCTGTCGAAGCTTGATCCACTGCTGGATGGCGTGCGCGAGAAGCTGAACGGTGAGTACTCGACCAGCGACGCGATTGCCGGGCACTTGAGCGCGCACTGGGCGGAGCAGCTGGGGCTGCGCGAGGGGATTCCGGTGCCGGTGGGCGCTTTCGATGCGCACTGGGACGCGCTGGGGGCGGGTTGCCGCGAGGGCGATGTGGTGAACGTGGTGGGCACCTCCACCTGCATTATCGCGATGGCGAAGAAGGCGGAGCTGGTGCCGGGCGTCTGCGGCGTGGTACCGGGCAGCGTGCATCCGCAGTACACGGGCATTGAGGCGGGGCTGAGCGCGACGGGCGATATCTTTGAGGCGATTGCACGGCGCGCCGGGGTGAAGGTTTCGGAACTGGCCAAAGGGCTGGAGAACTATCGCGCGGGTCAGACCGGCCTGCTACGGCTGAGCTGGGACAACGGTGACCGCACGGTGCTGGTGAATCCCGAACTGGGCGGCGTGACTCTGGGCTGGAACCTTATCCATACCGCTCAGGATGAACTGTTCGCAGCGATCGAGGGCACGGCGTTTCATACGCGCATCATTCTGGAGCGAATGGCGGAACACGGTGTACGCGTGGATCGCGTGATCAACGGGGGCGGCATTCCGCAGAACAACCCGGTGCTGAACCAGGTATATGCCAACGTGCTGGGCAAGCCGGTGCTGGTGCCGTCGGGCGTTCCGACGAGCCTGGGCTCGGGCATCTTCGCGATGGTGGCGGCGGGCGTGTTCAAGACCGTGGAGGAAGCGCAGGATGCGCTATGCCTGGATCACACGACGATTGAGCCCGATCCAAAGCAGGCCGCGGTCTACGAGCAGCTCTATCCGCTGTATCGGAGGGTCTATTTCGCACTGGGATCGCGCAGTGCGGAGCCGGTCGCACTGGGAGATGTGCTGCCGGAGATCCGGAGGATTGCGGCAGAGGTACAGGGGAGCTAA